The Betaproteobacteria bacterium DNA window CTTTGCTTGCCAGTGGCAAGCTCGAGTTTCGCACCCGGGTTGGTCTGGCGGCAGCCGCGCTGGCGCTCTCGCTGCCCGCAGCAGGCGCGCAGGTCCAGGACAAATGGCCGAGCCGGCCGATCCGTTTGATGACACCATTCGCGCCGGGGGGAGGCTCGGACATCATGGCGCGAGCGCTTTCGCCGCTCGTGTCCGAATCGATCGGGCAGACGATCGTGGTGGACAACCGACCCGGTGGCGGCGGCACCCTCGGCGCTTCCCTCGCGGTCAACGCCGCTCCCGATGGCTATACGTTCATACTCGTTTCCGGCAGCTACGGCGCCAACGCCGCGCTGCACGACCTGCCGTACGACTCCGTCACCGGCATCACGCCGATCATCCTGATCGGAGAAACGGGACTCATCGTGACGATGAACCCGAAAAGCCCCGTCAAAAGCATCAAGGACCTGATCGCGTATGCCAAGGCCAACCCGGGCAACCTACACTTCGGTTCCGCTGGAGTGGGTGGACTTGGGCACCTGTCGCAGGAGCTGTTCCAGCTGATGACGAAGGTAAAGCTGACCCACGTGCCCTACAAGGGCAGCGGTCCCGTCATGAATGCGCTGCTGAGCGGAGAAGTGCAGTCG harbors:
- a CDS encoding tripartite tricarboxylate transporter substrate binding protein, producing the protein MIASNAVGETRATLLASGKLEFRTRVGLAAAALALSLPAAGAQVQDKWPSRPIRLMTPFAPGGGSDIMARALSPLVSESIGQTIVVDNRPGGGGTLGASLAVNAAPDGYTFILVSGSYGANAALHDLPYDSVTGITPIILIGETGLIVTMNPKSPVKSIKDLIAYAKANPGNLHFGSAGVGGLGHLSQELFQLMTKVKLTHVPYKGSGPVMNALLSGEVQSSFSSLVPSIPHIKAGRLYPIGITTPKRNPAVPDVPSISETVPGYAVTHWYGIWGPKGIPKNIVTRMNQEFGKVIRSDAISKWLANEGMIAAGGPPEQFFNRIKSDVAQWKRVVKEAGISVNK